The following proteins are co-located in the Deltaproteobacteria bacterium genome:
- a CDS encoding electron transfer flavoprotein subunit beta/FixA family protein: protein MKIAVLIKQVPDTETKIRIKADGSGIETDGIKYIISPYDEFAVEEAIRTKEKNAGSEVTVISLGPDRCVESIRTALAMGCDKAVHVQDGGQDFDSFQTATLLSQIIKNQGFEVVFTGKQALDKDSGQVTQMIAELLNWPQVTVVEKIEWQGNVAKVTRRVAGGAKEVYEVQLPALLAAETGLNTPRYASLPGIMKAKSKPVEKLNAADLLAGATAKVTLSNYRLPPEKAPGRILQGELDKTIPELVKLLREEAKII from the coding sequence ATGAAAATAGCTGTTTTAATTAAGCAGGTACCCGATACCGAAACTAAAATTAGAATCAAAGCCGATGGCAGCGGGATTGAAACCGATGGTATTAAATACATCATTAGCCCCTACGATGAATTTGCGGTGGAAGAGGCCATTCGTACCAAAGAAAAAAATGCGGGGAGTGAAGTGACAGTCATTTCGTTAGGGCCCGATCGTTGTGTCGAATCCATTCGTACTGCATTGGCCATGGGTTGTGACAAAGCTGTACATGTACAAGATGGTGGGCAAGACTTTGATAGTTTTCAAACGGCAACACTATTATCACAAATTATCAAAAACCAAGGGTTCGAAGTTGTTTTTACAGGCAAGCAAGCCCTCGATAAAGATTCTGGCCAAGTCACTCAAATGATTGCGGAGTTATTAAATTGGCCCCAAGTGACTGTTGTAGAAAAAATTGAGTGGCAAGGAAACGTTGCTAAGGTAACCCGGCGGGTGGCTGGAGGCGCCAAAGAAGTTTACGAAGTGCAGTTGCCTGCATTATTAGCCGCTGAAACTGGGCTTAATACCCCGCGCTATGCTTCACTGCCCGGGATTATGAAAGCAAAATCTAAACCCGTGGAAAAATTAAATGCTGCGGATTTGTTGGCTGGAGCAACCGCGAAAGTTACTTTAAGTAATTATCGCTTGCCTCCTGAAAAGGCGCCCGGGCGAATTTTGCAAGGCGAATTAGATAAAACCATTCCTGAATTGGTCAAATTATTAAGAGAAGAAGCCAAAATTATTTAA